Proteins from a genomic interval of Chionomys nivalis chromosome 7, mChiNiv1.1, whole genome shotgun sequence:
- the Med11 gene encoding mediator of RNA polymerase II transcription subunit 11, translating into MATYSLANERLRALEDIEREIGAILQNAGTAILELSKEKTNERLLDRQAAAFTASVQHVEAELSAQIRYLTQVATGQPHEGSSYSSRKDCQMALKRVDYARLKISDVARTCEQMLES; encoded by the exons ATGGCTACCTACAGCCTGGCGAACGAGCGGCTGCGCGCCCTGGAGGACATCGAGCGCGAAATCGGCGCCATCCTCCAGAACGCAG GAACAGCGATCCTGGAACTGTCCAAGGAGAAAACTAACGAGCGGCTTCTAGACCGGCAGGCGGCAGCCTTCACCGCTTCTGTGCAGCACGTGGAGGCGGAGCTGTCGGCTCAGATCCGCTACCTAACCCAG GTGGCCACAGGGCAGCCCCACGAGGGCTCCAGCTACTCTTCCAGGAAGGATTGCCAAATGGCGCTAAAGCGAGTGGACTATGCCCGCCTCAAGATCAGCGATGTGGCGCGAACCTGTGAGCAGATGCTGGAGAGCTAA